Part of the Sulfuriflexus mobilis genome is shown below.
TATAAGTATCGAGCAGTAACTGAATATCCAACTCAAACATTTTTAATGTCCTTTATTACGGTTTAACAATCGCATCAAAACCGCGCTGCAGATCGGCCTGCAGGTCGTTAATGTCTTCCAGCCCGACGGCAATACGGATCAGGCCATCGCTAATGCCCGCCTCGACCTTCTGTTCCGCTGTCAGGCGACCGTGCGTGGTCGTTGCAGGGTGCGTAATCGTTGTTTTGGTATCACCCAGATTGGCGGTGATCGAGACCAGCTCGGTGGCATCAATAAACCGCCATGCCTCATCCTTGCCACCGGCCAGCTCAAACGACAACACCGCGCCGGGAGCGGATTGTTGCGCCGCCGCCAACTCATATTGCGGGTGTGACCGGAGCCCGGGGAAATGTACGGCCTTTACCGCCGTGTTCGCCTCCAGGAACTCGGCCAGCTGTTGCGCATTGGCAGAGTGTGCCTGCATGCGAATGGCCAGGGTCTCCAGGCCCTTGAGGAAGGTCCAGGCATTAAACGGACTCATGGTTGGGCCACAGGTACGCACGACACCGAAGATGTCCTTACCCACAATGTTCTCGCTGCCGACCACGGCCCCACCCATGCAACGCCCCTGGCCGTCGAGGAACTTGGTCGCCGAATGGATGACAATATCCGCGCCCAACTTCAAGGGTTGTTGCAGGGCCGGTGTACAAAGACAGTTGTCGACGACCAGCAGACAATCACGGCCATGGGCGATCTCGGCCAGGCGTGCGATATCCGCCACCTCGGTCAGGGGGTTCGACGGTGTCTCCAGAAACAGAAACACGGTATTTTTCCGTATCGCCGCGGCCCAGGCATCCGGGTCGGTCAGGTCAACGAAGCTTGTCTCGATACCGAACTTGGCCAGGTACTGCGAAAACATCACGACCGTGGTACCAAAGATACTGCGCGAGGCCACAATATGGTCACCGCTTTTCAGCAGGCCCAGGCAGGTAGCCAGGATCGCCGCCATCCCCGAGGCCGTCGCCACACAACGTTCCCCGCCCTCGAGTGCGGCGAGACGTTCTTCAAAGGTGCGCACGGTCGGGTTGGTAAAGCGCGAGTAAATATTGCCCGGCTCTTCGCCCGAGAAACGTGCGGCGGCCTCGGCGGCACTGCCAAAGACGTAGCTCGAGGTCGTGAAGATCGGTTCCGAGTGTTCGCCCTCGGCGGTGCGCCGCTGTCCGGCACGCACAGCGCGGGTATTGAAATGGTAGTCCGGCCTGTCTGACATCCTGCCTCCTCGTTCCGCCATCGCGGACGCTGTAAAACATGTTATACACGCCTGACAGGCACAAAAAAACCCGCCAGCAGATCGCTAAAGCAGGTTGCCCCTCTTTAGCTGTATTTATTATGCGCCCGCAAGCTGAGTCAAATCGGCGC
Proteins encoded:
- a CDS encoding O-succinylhomoserine sulfhydrylase, yielding MSDRPDYHFNTRAVRAGQRRTAEGEHSEPIFTTSSYVFGSAAEAAARFSGEEPGNIYSRFTNPTVRTFEERLAALEGGERCVATASGMAAILATCLGLLKSGDHIVASRSIFGTTVVMFSQYLAKFGIETSFVDLTDPDAWAAAIRKNTVFLFLETPSNPLTEVADIARLAEIAHGRDCLLVVDNCLCTPALQQPLKLGADIVIHSATKFLDGQGRCMGGAVVGSENIVGKDIFGVVRTCGPTMSPFNAWTFLKGLETLAIRMQAHSANAQQLAEFLEANTAVKAVHFPGLRSHPQYELAAAQQSAPGAVLSFELAGGKDEAWRFIDATELVSITANLGDTKTTITHPATTTHGRLTAEQKVEAGISDGLIRIAVGLEDINDLQADLQRGFDAIVKP